The Thermocrinis ruber genomic sequence CATAGAGGAGGGCTTATCAAAAGAAGAGATCGTCCGCAGAGGCTTTGATAAGGCGGTGGTGGAAAAGGTCCTTGATATGCTCAGGAAGGCAGAGTATAAGCGAAAGCAAGCACCCCTTGGCACAAAGATCACCAAAAGGAGCTTTAACGGAGATTGGCGTATGCCTGTTATAAATTTCTGGAAGGGCTAAGGGAAAGCAAGCTTTCCTTTATCTCCCTGACCTTTTCCCTTAGCTCTTCAAACCTTCTCTCACCGCAGAGCTTTACAAAGGCACTACCTACCACCACACCGTCAGATAGTTCCGCTATCGCCTTAGCTTGCTCTCCCTTTGAGATGCCAAAGCCCACCACTACAGGCTTTTCGCATACCTTCCTGTATAGGGCTAAACGCTCTTTTAGCCTCTCCAAAGGAAGGACATCCCTCTCACCGGTAGTTCCCGTCAGGGAAACAAAGTAGGTAAGATGGTCTGTATGTTCGCATATGAGTCTGAGTCTTTTTTCGGTGCTGGTGGGAGATGCCAAAAGAACAAGGGACATACCTTCCCTTTCGCACACCCTTTTTAGGTCCAAGCACTCCTCCGGCGGTAAGTCTGGCACTATGAAACCATCTATTCCGTTATCTTTAGCAAGCTTTACAAACCTTTCCAGACCCATCCTAAAAATTGGGTTGTAATAGGTCATCAAAAGGAAGGGAATTCCTTCAAACTCCTGCCTTAAAGTCCTTGACAGGTAAAAAACATCCTTTACCTTTGTGCCATTTTCCAAGGCGACTTGATGAGCCCTTTGGATGGTGGGACCGTCCGCCACCGGGTCCGAGAAGGGAAAGCCGATCTCAAGTATATCGGTACCCTCTCTGAGGACGATCCTAAAGGCTTCTAAAGAGTCTTCAAAGGTAGGATAACCCACCGTTAGGTAAGAGACAAGAGCCTTTGCCCCTTCCTTCTTTAGCTCTTCTATTTTTGCTCCGAGTCTGTCTTTCCCAACACCTTCCATCTCACCCGTATATTAACAGAATTTCTCAGCATTGCATACACACTACAATACTTTTCAACAGACAATTTTACCGCATCCTCCACCGCCTTTGGATTTATATCCTCTCCGTAGACCTCCACCTCCAGCTCTATGTCCTCATAGACCCTTGGATGCTCATCCCTCCTTCTTCCCACCACCTTTATGTTTATGTCTTGTACCTTTTGCCTCTTCTTACTGAGAATATGAGAAAGATCCACCCCCATACAGCCCGCCAGGGCAACCAAAACAAGTTCCATGGGTCTGTAGCCCTTTTCTCCCACTAGGAGCTCACCGTAAGAGGTGCTTGCTGTGTAGGTATGCTCTTTTTCCGAAAGCTTTAAAGACACCCTTTTCTCTTCCATGGTTTTACTCCTTAAGGTTTTATATCAAGCCTTTTCTTGCGCTGTTATGGATTATAAAACCCTTCCCCTTTTTAGGACTCTTTCTATTGGTCGTACAATGGGTAACCAACAAATTCTGAGAGTTTTTCACTAAGAAAAATTATATCATCTTTTAGAAACTTTGCCTTAGGCTTGTATTTTTAGAAGCTCCTTTGATACCCCTTGACAAATGAGAAAAATTTGCATATAATATACATTAACTAAAACCCTTTAAGGAGGTGAAGCCATGAGCAAGAGCCTAGCAGGTACCAAAACTTTGGAATGCCTCAAGCATGCCTTTGCGGGTGAGTCCCAAGCCAACAGAAGGTACCTCTACTTTGCCAGAAAGGCAGACATTGAGGGGTACCCAGACATAGCAAACATCTTTAGGGAAACCGCCGAGGGCGAAACTGGACACGCCTTTGGACACATTGAGTTTCTGGAAAAATACGGCGGTGGAGACCCAGCTACCGGCATGCCAATAGGCACCATGGAGCAAAACCTGGAAGCTGCAATCGCCGGAGAGACCTACGAATACACTGAAATGTATCCGGGCTTTGCAAAGATTGCAAGGGAAGAGGGCTTTGACGACATAGCAGAGTGGTTTGAGACCCTTGCAAGGGCAGAGAAGTCCCACGCAGGAAGGTTCCAAAAAGCACTGGAAAGCCTCAAATCCTAAACACTCCAAAGGGACCCTCGCGGTCCCTCCTTCTAACACACTAAGGGAGCGGTGAAATGAAAAAGATTGAGTTTGGAGAGATACTAAACATCTACGAATACGAAAAGGTAAGGGAACAAAAACGCAGAGAGATCATAGAGATAAAGAAAAAGAGAAGGCTCTTTGTGGGAGACCTTGTTCATTTGGTTTTTGAGAACAGAGACACAGTTTGGTTTCAGATTCAGGAGATGATAAGGGCGGAGAGGATGGTGAAAGACGAAGAAATACAGCAAGAGATAGATGTTTATAACGAGCTCATCCCAGAAAAAAATCAACTGTCTATAACCATGTTCATAGAAATTCCAGATGAGCAAGAAAGGAAAAGACTTCTACCACAGTTGGTAGGAATTCACGACCACCTTTGGTTCCACATTGGAAACAAACACAGCATTAGGGCGGAGGCAGACGAAAGAAGCAAAGAGGACTATCAATACGGCAAGGCAGCGGTAGTGCACTTTCTCAAACTGAACCTGACCCCAGAACAGGTGAAGGACTTTGCAGAATTGCCCGTCAGGGTGGAAATCAATCATCCCAACTATAAGGCCATGGTAGAAATGCCAGAAGAAGTAAAGGCGGAGCTTGTAAAGGACCTCCAAAGCGAATGATATAAACTTTTTTAATGCTCAGACCCTTTTTGTTTGGGAGTGTTTTTGTATTTTTTCTCCACTCCTGTGGAATAAAAGCAAGCACGCAACCCTTACAACCACCAATAGTGGAGATAAAACGCTTAGGAGAGGTCGTCTATCTCAGAAGCTTAGAGGGGGAGGTTATCCCTGAGGGTTTTGAAAAGAAAGAAATAGGATGGGTAAAAAGATCTTCACAGGGTTTTTGCTTTAAGGTTAAGAGATTGGAAGGGAAAAGCTCCAATCAGTGCGTGGGCGGGCTTTTAGAACAGGAGCCGGCGGTAAAGATAGACTATCAGGGAGATAAAGCAAAAGTAAGCTTTGAGGGTTTTGATAGCTACGAGTTGTACTTTAGCTTGGAAAACCCTTGGAGTGAAAAGAAAACATCCCAGGGCATTGAATTAGAAAGGGACTATGTGGAAAGGTGCTACTTTGTGGTGGGCAAGAAAGGTAAAGACTACTCAAAGCCTGTTAAGTTCTGCTTAGAACCTTTGCCCCATCCACCAATAAGGGAGGTGGAAAGACTTGAATACAGAATTGTGGGAGATAGTGTTTATCTGCTTTGGTCCTACGAACCGGACAGATTTTTTAAAGAGTTTGTTATCTTTGAAGGAGACAAAGAGATAGGAACAACTACAGGGTACATCTTTGAGCTCAAGAAGAGGGACAAGCGGACCACATACAGAGTCAAGGTAAGGAGTATATACGGGAAAGAAAGCAGAGGCGTTGAAGTCCTTTACAATCCGTAGTAAGCAGCTATGGCGGCGGATATTGCCAAGGCTATGTTTTCTGGGTCCCTTTCACCCTCAATTTCAAAATTGTAGGTGGGGAGCTTTTCCTCTAAAAATCTTATGCCAAAGTATCCGCTCCTGAAATCTGGGTCTCTGATGATCTGCCTGTGGAGGGGTATGTTGGTGGGTACACCACGAACTATAAACTCATCTATGGCCCTTTTGCCTCTTGCTAAAAGCCTTTCCCAGGTTAGGGCCCACACGCTCAGCTTGGCGATCATAGAGTCATAGTAGGGTGGTATCACATAGTCCTTATACACACCCGCATCCATACGCACACCAGGTCCACCGGGGGAGTAGTAGGCGGTTATTTTACCTGGTGCTGGTGCAAAGTTTCTCCTTGGGTCTTCTGCGTTTATTCTAAACTCCATGGCGTAGCCCCTGAAGGTGATCTCGTTCTGCGTGAAGGGTAAGGGCTCTCCCATGGCGACCCTTATCATAGTTTCCACTATGTCTATGCCAGTAACCATCTCCGTTATGGTGTGTTCCACCTGAAGGCGTGTGTTCATTTCTATAAAGTAAAACTGTCCTGTTTTCAGGTCCACCAAAAACTCAAGGGTTCCAGCACTTTCGTATCCCACCTGCATCATTGCCCTGACCGAGAGCCCAAGCATCTTGTTCCTTATAGAATTGGGAAGAACAGGGCATGGGGTGATTTCTATGATCTTCTGATGTTTTCTTTGCACCGAGCAGTCCCTTTCTCCAAGATGGACCACATTTCCGTATTTGTCTCCGATTATCTGCACTTCTATGTGTTTAGGATTGTCCAAATACTTTTCCACGAAGAGGTCACCTTTCCCAAAGAACGTTTCCGCCTCCCTGTAGCCCGATTCAAAGAGTCTTGGAAGTTCCTCCTCGGACCTAACTACCCTCATCCCTCTCCCGCCACCACCATAAGCTGACTTTAGAATGACAGGGAATCCTATTTCCCTTGCGTAGTGTAGGGCATCCTCATAGTTTTTAAGTGGTTCTGGAGAGCCGGGGATTGTGGGAATGCCAAGTTCAGCCATCTTTCTCTTTGCCTTCACCTTGTCGCCAAAAAGTTCTATATGTTCCGGAGATGGACCTATGAAGGTTATACCCTTGCTTATGCAATACCGGGCAAAGTCTGCGTTTTCCGCCAAAAAGCCATAGCCCGGGTGTATAGCATCCGCACCAACAGACTTGGCTAAGTCCACAATCCTAACATAGTCCAAATACGCCCTTATTGGGTCCCCCGGGATCAGATATGCCTCGTCAGCCTTTTTCACGTACAAAGACTTGGCGTCTGCCTCCGAGTAGATGGCAACGCTCTTTATTCCCAGCTCCTCACAAGCCCTTATGATCCTGAGTGCTACCTCACCCCGGTTCGCTATGAGAATTTTCCTAAACATCTTATACAAAATAATAAACGAAGGCGGTTATAACCACGTTTAGAATTGCCAAAGGAAGCATGATCTTCCAGCCAATTTCTGTGATGTCCTTTGCTTGAAACCTTGGTAGCGTC encodes the following:
- a CDS encoding rubrerythrin family protein, with translation MSKSLAGTKTLECLKHAFAGESQANRRYLYFARKADIEGYPDIANIFRETAEGETGHAFGHIEFLEKYGGGDPATGMPIGTMEQNLEAAIAGETYEYTEMYPGFAKIAREEGFDDIAEWFETLARAEKSHAGRFQKALESLKS
- a CDS encoding OsmC family protein; amino-acid sequence: MEEKRVSLKLSEKEHTYTASTSYGELLVGEKGYRPMELVLVALAGCMGVDLSHILSKKRQKVQDINIKVVGRRRDEHPRVYEDIELEVEVYGEDINPKAVEDAVKLSVEKYCSVYAMLRNSVNIRVRWKVLGKTDSEQK
- a CDS encoding DUF3501 family protein, whose product is MKKIEFGEILNIYEYEKVREQKRREIIEIKKKRRLFVGDLVHLVFENRDTVWFQIQEMIRAERMVKDEEIQQEIDVYNELIPEKNQLSITMFIEIPDEQERKRLLPQLVGIHDHLWFHIGNKHSIRAEADERSKEDYQYGKAAVVHFLKLNLTPEQVKDFAELPVRVEINHPNYKAMVEMPEEVKAELVKDLQSE
- a CDS encoding acetyl-CoA carboxylase biotin carboxylase subunit — protein: MFRKILIANRGEVALRIIRACEELGIKSVAIYSEADAKSLYVKKADEAYLIPGDPIRAYLDYVRIVDLAKSVGADAIHPGYGFLAENADFARYCISKGITFIGPSPEHIELFGDKVKAKRKMAELGIPTIPGSPEPLKNYEDALHYAREIGFPVILKSAYGGGGRGMRVVRSEEELPRLFESGYREAETFFGKGDLFVEKYLDNPKHIEVQIIGDKYGNVVHLGERDCSVQRKHQKIIEITPCPVLPNSIRNKMLGLSVRAMMQVGYESAGTLEFLVDLKTGQFYFIEMNTRLQVEHTITEMVTGIDIVETMIRVAMGEPLPFTQNEITFRGYAMEFRINAEDPRRNFAPAPGKITAYYSPGGPGVRMDAGVYKDYVIPPYYDSMIAKLSVWALTWERLLARGKRAIDEFIVRGVPTNIPLHRQIIRDPDFRSGYFGIRFLEEKLPTYNFEIEGERDPENIALAISAAIAAYYGL
- the trpA gene encoding tryptophan synthase subunit alpha; the protein is MEGVGKDRLGAKIEELKKEGAKALVSYLTVGYPTFEDSLEAFRIVLREGTDILEIGFPFSDPVADGPTIQRAHQVALENGTKVKDVFYLSRTLRQEFEGIPFLLMTYYNPIFRMGLERFVKLAKDNGIDGFIVPDLPPEECLDLKRVCEREGMSLVLLASPTSTEKRLRLICEHTDHLTYFVSLTGTTGERDVLPLERLKERLALYRKVCEKPVVVGFGISKGEQAKAIAELSDGVVVGSAFVKLCGERRFEELREKVREIKESLLSLSPSRNL